One region of Candidatus Peribacteraceae bacterium genomic DNA includes:
- a CDS encoding disulfide bond formation protein B yields the protein MFLSTYTPQLVTALAVLTVAGQAISLALLALLLQRVLKKGETGEAFLQRHGLLLMFIVALIATGGSLFFSEVAGWSPCKLCWFQRIFLYPQALLLAVALWRKDRNVAWYVLFLSEIGLLFSVAHYVEQVQASLLPFTGDPLKPCDASGISCARTEITFAFGYITLPLMALTASLMNILTSVLVLWKKR from the coding sequence ATGTTCCTCTCCACATACACTCCGCAACTCGTCACCGCCCTCGCCGTCCTCACGGTTGCGGGCCAAGCGATATCCCTCGCGCTCCTCGCGCTGCTCCTCCAACGCGTGCTGAAGAAAGGGGAAACGGGGGAAGCGTTCCTCCAACGCCATGGATTGCTGTTGATGTTCATCGTGGCGCTCATCGCCACGGGCGGCAGCCTCTTCTTTTCCGAAGTTGCGGGATGGTCCCCCTGCAAGCTGTGCTGGTTCCAGCGTATCTTCCTGTACCCGCAGGCGCTGCTGTTGGCGGTCGCCCTGTGGCGCAAGGACCGCAACGTCGCGTGGTACGTGCTCTTCTTGAGCGAAATAGGGCTGCTGTTTTCCGTCGCCCACTACGTGGAGCAGGTGCAGGCTTCGCTGCTGCCGTTTACGGGCGATCCGCTCAAGCCCTGCGACGCCAGCGGCATCTCCTGCGCACGCACGGAGATCACGTTCGCCTTCGGGTACATCACGCTCCCCCTCATGGCCCTCACGGCATCCCTCATGAACATCCTCACGTCCGTCCTGGTCCTCTGGAAGAAGAGATAG
- a CDS encoding metal-sensing transcriptional repressor → MPKKTLARPCARLIGHLNRIQGQIDALKTYLEDGRPCEEVSHLTHSISTSFASARASIVEKMLRDEFPGTHLPRKSARLKSIVALAKS, encoded by the coding sequence ATGCCGAAGAAGACACTTGCACGCCCCTGCGCCCGTCTCATCGGGCACCTGAACCGCATCCAAGGGCAGATCGACGCGCTCAAAACGTACCTGGAAGACGGCCGCCCCTGCGAGGAGGTGTCGCACCTCACGCACTCCATCTCCACCTCGTTCGCCTCCGCGCGCGCAAGCATCGTGGAAAAGATGCTGCGGGACGAGTTCCCGGGCACCCATCTGCCGCGCAAGAGCGCGCGCCTCAAATCCATCGTCGCCCTCGCTAAATCATAA
- the trxA gene encoding thioredoxin, with protein sequence MPTAVTDATFEQEVIKSSLPVLVDFWAPWCGPCKVMGPVVDELSAEYEGKVKFAKVNVDENGAVSGSLNIMSIPTFVLFKEGKPVKGFMGAMPKDTVKQFLEEHTAA encoded by the coding sequence ATGCCTACCGCAGTGACCGACGCAACCTTCGAGCAAGAAGTGATCAAGTCTTCCCTCCCCGTCCTCGTGGACTTCTGGGCGCCGTGGTGCGGCCCGTGCAAGGTCATGGGGCCCGTGGTGGACGAACTCTCCGCCGAGTACGAGGGCAAGGTGAAATTCGCCAAGGTGAACGTGGACGAAAACGGGGCCGTCTCCGGATCGCTCAACATCATGAGCATCCCCACCTTCGTGCTCTTCAAGGAGGGCAAGCCCGTGAAGGGCTTCATGGGCGCCATGCCCAAGGACACCGTCAAGCAGTTCCTGGAGGAACACACGGCTGCCTGA
- a CDS encoding HAMP domain-containing sensor histidine kinase: MFRRISYKIALQFTAFVFLLFLVNGALFLAADVLSTHRQMRFRLERMAQTVAVRFELEGMPFKVMGMPPNLREQVRVLDAEGKTLFAGTFFEDVPVDAHHPWAEVTVGDRAYVILTDPFLRDGRRAGFVQIADVLQYPRKDWGGRITLYLLVSVAVSALTFLVGLFFARRSLKPAEQMVERLEQFTQDASHELRTPLAALRSSLDLALHNGKYREGIVSAKEDVKEVTVLVDRLLELARLDRFVLRPAPVDLSALVSDAVKKFRPLAKEKGIALEGDVTPGVSVTGDVPLLRQVLGNLLSNAIKFNKEKGGSVTVRLTKHAFTVQDTGVGIAKKELPHIFNRFYQANSSRAGEGYGLGLALAKRIVELHGWKIGVKSKVHEGTEFVVEFGK; encoded by the coding sequence ATGTTCCGCAGAATCAGCTACAAGATCGCGCTCCAGTTCACCGCCTTTGTCTTCCTCCTGTTCCTCGTCAACGGCGCGCTGTTCCTGGCCGCGGACGTACTCAGCACACACCGCCAGATGCGCTTCCGGCTGGAGAGGATGGCGCAGACCGTCGCGGTGCGCTTCGAGCTGGAGGGCATGCCGTTCAAGGTGATGGGCATGCCACCCAACCTGCGCGAGCAGGTACGCGTGCTGGATGCGGAGGGGAAGACGCTCTTTGCGGGCACATTCTTCGAGGACGTACCGGTGGATGCCCACCATCCCTGGGCGGAAGTGACGGTGGGGGACCGGGCGTACGTGATCCTCACGGACCCCTTCCTGCGCGACGGCCGGAGGGCGGGGTTCGTGCAGATCGCTGATGTGCTGCAGTATCCCCGCAAGGACTGGGGAGGACGCATCACCCTCTATCTCCTTGTGAGCGTTGCCGTCTCCGCCCTCACGTTCCTGGTGGGGCTCTTCTTCGCGCGGCGCAGCCTGAAGCCCGCCGAACAGATGGTGGAGCGGCTGGAGCAGTTCACGCAGGACGCCAGCCACGAGTTGCGCACGCCGCTCGCCGCGCTCCGTTCCTCCCTGGACTTGGCGCTGCACAACGGCAAGTACCGCGAGGGCATCGTCTCGGCCAAGGAGGACGTGAAGGAAGTCACCGTGCTCGTCGACAGGCTCCTGGAACTGGCGCGCCTCGACCGGTTCGTCCTCCGACCCGCCCCCGTAGACCTCTCCGCGCTTGTGTCCGATGCAGTGAAGAAGTTCCGTCCGCTGGCGAAGGAGAAGGGGATTGCGCTGGAGGGCGACGTTACGCCGGGCGTCTCCGTCACGGGTGACGTGCCCCTGCTCCGCCAGGTCCTGGGCAACCTCCTCTCCAACGCCATCAAGTTCAATAAGGAGAAGGGCGGGTCCGTCACGGTCCGCCTCACCAAGCACGCGTTCACCGTGCAGGATACGGGCGTGGGCATCGCCAAGAAGGAACTCCCGCACATCTTCAACCGCTTCTACCAGGCCAATTCCTCCCGTGCGGGCGAAGGGTACGGGCTGGGGCTGGCGTTGGCCAAGCGCATCGTGGAGCTGCACGGGTGGAAGATCGGCGTGAAGAGCAAGGTGCATGAAGGGACGGAGTTCGTGGTGGAGTTCGGGAAGTAG
- a CDS encoding response regulator transcription factor, whose product MHILLIEDQKKLAGNIRQFLELEHYAVTVAHDGKEGFEKAMTQEPDLLILDINLPGMDGYLICHMLRQNKKTMPILMLTARGKQQEVVHGLNIGADDYLVKPFDLDELLARVRALLRRQAPEKQARLSAAGVTVDTNTQEVWKGKKKVELSPKEYALFEFLLRNKGQVQDRPRIIEHVWGGRDELMFSQTVDVHVAYLRRKLGKDAIKTVPGKGYLVPA is encoded by the coding sequence ATGCACATCCTCCTCATTGAAGACCAGAAGAAGCTGGCGGGGAACATCAGGCAGTTCCTGGAACTGGAGCACTATGCCGTAACCGTGGCGCACGACGGCAAGGAGGGTTTCGAGAAAGCCATGACGCAGGAACCCGACCTCCTCATCCTCGACATCAACCTTCCCGGCATGGACGGGTACCTCATCTGCCACATGCTGCGCCAGAATAAGAAGACCATGCCCATCCTCATGCTCACGGCGCGCGGCAAGCAGCAGGAGGTGGTGCATGGGCTCAACATCGGGGCGGACGATTACTTGGTGAAGCCGTTCGATTTGGACGAGCTCCTGGCGCGCGTCCGCGCCCTCCTGCGCCGCCAGGCGCCCGAGAAGCAGGCGCGGCTCTCCGCCGCCGGCGTCACGGTGGACACCAACACGCAGGAAGTATGGAAGGGGAAGAAGAAAGTGGAGCTCTCCCCCAAGGAGTACGCGCTCTTCGAGTTCCTCCTGCGCAACAAGGGGCAGGTGCAGGACCGCCCGCGCATCATCGAGCACGTGTGGGGCGGCAGGGACGAGCTCATGTTCTCGCAGACCGTGGATGTGCACGTGGCGTACTTGCGGCGTAAGCTGGGGAAGGACGCGATCAAGACCGTTCCGGGGAAGGGATACCTTGTTCCCGCTTAA
- a CDS encoding S-layer homology domain-containing protein: MRIKRFLSLLAILIVLSWTIEFHWIPHAAADATPPVLTELTPVTTPTNDPTPSYVFNSTETGTIFYGGSCNSVTTLAESGSNTITFNALGAGTYAGCTITVQDGSSNTSDALPVTSFTVDLSAPVIDSFSSTTTATTATIGVTTTENASCRFSVVSGTPYASMTPFETTGTMSHSHTFTSFTPNTTYTYYIVCRDPAGNDSAQGSLEFRTSADTTPPTLAQVTPVPTRTKDTTPDYTFSSTESGTISYAGSCTSPTTAGVPGNNTITFSALGEGTYSGCTIRVTDGATNPSSWLAVSTFTVDLTLPVLAVVSPVTTPTYDTTPSFTFSSTEAGTITYGGSCTSASTNAVAANNAISFSVLGAGTYADCTVTVTDTAGNASLALGVPSFTIDVAAPILSGGSPTGSLAAYTTTATLSVTTNENATCKYGTVAETAYAALPNTLSGTLLTHTGALTGLVNDTTYTYYVRCQDTAGNSNGSDYTVTFSVSADSTAPVIAEAVSVPTPTLDNTPSYTFTSTEAGTITYGGGCTSVTPNAVSGSNTITFSLLADATYGACTITVTDAGDNPSNLLTLTSFTVDTTAPIRSAGAPSGTLPTGTTGATLSVTTNENATCKYGTVAETAYAALPNTLSGTLLTHTGALTGLANDITYTYYVRCQDATGNSNGSDYTVTFSVSADSTPPVIQEAVPVPTPTLDNTPTYTFTSNEPGTITYGGGCTSLTEEAASGSNVITFATLADGTYAACTITVTDAGTNPSNILTLTSFTVDTAAPVRSAGAPSGTLPAGTTGATLSVTTNENATCKYGTVPGTAYVAIPGTLSGSALTHTGALTGLLDGLSYSYHVRCQDAAGNSNGSDYTVSFSIAVPDIIPPILQEVTPVTNPTRDNTPSYTFTTSEAGAITYGSGCTSLTAAAATGSNTIAFSTLPDATYALCTITVTDGSENPSNALAVTLFTVDTAASNVAITAPAGASTATGGTVISFTNSDPLDPECSVDGATWTNCVSNTTTLGNITGWNSVASGSTFTLTVRDTDLAGNVGSGSVSLTRYQESTPPVLSAGSPSGTLAAGTTAATLSVTTNENATCKYGTVAATAFAALTRTLSGSALTHTGALTGLTAGSRTYYVRCEDGAGNANTDDYSITFTIAAPAASSSSSSSEDGGGGGGGGGGGGGGRYVPASSVSSAGSSSSEEEATHPASELPSYRGYLRVVVGGETLSFTDVLVTEWYAPHVFALVTRQIVSGYADSMGNLLSLFRPANQVTYAEIAKMAIQASGQAAPASVEPLSVDNPHARGHWSERYVAQAEELHFTAYSIPITLDIPAPRCAVVLTFLEAFGYNLDTPTASPYTDLPVTHTCAPAILTATRLGIVSGDKDDKGNPTWTVRPTQPINRAETSKILALLIALQSPSSSASSAPASSASSSSTGEVPTAALRYKISVHSTMLRASPDSEGRVLATLTKDTEVLLLSSIPGKPWLRVRLSDGVEGYLYLLTVTPAR, encoded by the coding sequence ATGCGCATCAAGCGATTCCTCTCCCTCCTGGCCATCCTGATCGTCCTTTCTTGGACGATAGAGTTCCATTGGATCCCCCACGCCGCCGCGGATGCCACGCCCCCCGTCCTCACGGAATTGACCCCCGTCACCACCCCCACGAACGACCCCACGCCCTCGTACGTGTTCAACAGCACCGAAACGGGGACGATTTTCTACGGTGGTTCCTGCAATTCCGTAACGACGCTGGCCGAGAGCGGCAGCAACACCATTACGTTCAATGCGTTGGGGGCGGGGACGTATGCCGGTTGCACCATCACCGTGCAGGACGGTTCAAGCAATACGTCCGATGCCTTGCCCGTCACTTCCTTTACCGTGGACTTGTCGGCACCGGTGATCGATTCGTTCAGCAGCACCACCACCGCCACCACCGCAACGATAGGCGTCACCACAACGGAGAACGCTTCCTGCCGTTTCTCCGTCGTTTCCGGCACGCCGTACGCCAGCATGACCCCCTTCGAAACCACGGGAACCATGTCGCACAGCCACACCTTCACCAGCTTCACGCCAAACACCACATATACCTACTATATCGTCTGCCGGGATCCGGCAGGGAACGACAGTGCACAGGGGTCGCTGGAGTTCCGCACGAGCGCGGATACCACTCCTCCCACCCTCGCGCAGGTGACACCCGTGCCCACGCGCACCAAGGACACCACGCCCGACTACACCTTCAGCAGCACCGAATCGGGCACCATCTCCTACGCGGGCTCCTGCACATCCCCTACCACGGCAGGCGTGCCCGGCAACAACACCATCACTTTCAGTGCTTTGGGGGAAGGGACGTACTCCGGTTGCACCATCCGGGTGACCGATGGCGCCACTAATCCTTCCAGCTGGCTGGCGGTTTCCACCTTTACCGTTGACCTCACTCTTCCCGTGCTCGCCGTGGTCTCGCCCGTCACCACTCCCACCTACGACACCACGCCAAGCTTCACATTCTCCTCCACCGAAGCGGGCACCATCACGTACGGGGGTTCCTGCACGTCCGCCTCCACCAACGCCGTTGCGGCGAATAATGCCATCAGTTTTTCAGTACTGGGGGCGGGGACGTATGCCGATTGTACGGTCACCGTAACGGATACGGCGGGGAATGCGAGCCTTGCCCTCGGCGTGCCGTCTTTTACGATCGATGTGGCTGCACCCATCCTATCCGGCGGGTCGCCGACGGGGTCCCTGGCTGCGTATACCACCACCGCCACCCTCTCCGTGACCACCAACGAGAACGCCACCTGCAAGTATGGCACGGTCGCGGAGACAGCCTATGCCGCGCTCCCCAACACCCTCTCCGGCACGCTCCTCACCCATACGGGCGCACTGACGGGCTTGGTCAACGATACGACATACACGTACTACGTGCGGTGCCAGGATACCGCGGGGAACAGCAACGGCTCCGACTACACCGTCACCTTCAGCGTGAGCGCGGATAGCACCGCCCCCGTGATCGCGGAGGCCGTTTCCGTTCCCACACCCACTCTGGATAACACCCCGAGCTACACTTTCACCAGCACCGAGGCCGGTACCATCACGTACGGGGGAGGCTGTACATCCGTGACGCCGAATGCAGTGAGCGGCAGCAATACCATCACCTTCTCATTGCTTGCGGACGCCACGTACGGCGCCTGCACCATCACGGTCACGGACGCGGGGGACAACCCCTCCAACCTCCTCACGCTTACGAGCTTCACGGTGGATACCACTGCTCCGATCCGTTCCGCGGGCGCTCCCTCCGGCACGCTCCCGACGGGGACCACGGGCGCCACCCTCTCCGTGACCACCAACGAGAACGCCACCTGCAAGTATGGCACGGTCGCGGAGACAGCCTATGCCGCGCTCCCCAACACCCTTTCCGGCACGCTCCTCACCCATACGGGCGCGTTGACGGGCCTGGCGAACGACATCACCTATACCTACTACGTGCGGTGCCAGGACGCCACGGGGAATAGCAACGGCTCCGACTACACCGTCACCTTCAGCGTGAGCGCGGACAGCACACCGCCCGTGATCCAGGAGGCGGTGCCGGTGCCCACGCCGACCTTGGATAACACTCCCACCTACACCTTCACCAGCAACGAACCCGGCACCATCACCTACGGGGGAGGCTGCACGTCCCTCACCGAGGAGGCGGCGAGCGGGAGCAACGTCATCACCTTCGCCACGCTTGCGGACGGCACCTACGCCGCCTGCACCATCACGGTTACGGACGCGGGCACAAACCCCTCCAACATCCTCACCCTCACGAGCTTCACGGTGGATACCGCCGCCCCCGTCCGTTCCGCGGGCGCTCCCTCCGGCACGCTCCCCGCGGGGACCACGGGCGCCACCCTCTCCGTGACTACCAACGAGAACGCCACGTGCAAGTACGGCACTGTCCCCGGTACCGCCTACGTCGCGATTCCCGGAACCCTCTCCGGTTCTGCCCTCACACACACGGGCGCACTCACCGGCCTTCTTGACGGCTTGTCGTACAGCTACCACGTGCGGTGCCAGGACGCCGCGGGGAACAGCAACGGCTCCGACTACACTGTCTCCTTTTCCATCGCCGTTCCCGACATCATCCCGCCCATCCTCCAGGAAGTGACCCCCGTCACCAACCCCACCCGTGACAACACTCCCAGTTACACCTTCACCACCAGCGAAGCCGGTGCCATCACGTACGGGAGCGGTTGCACCTCGCTCACCGCCGCCGCCGCAACCGGTTCCAACACCATCGCATTCTCCACCCTTCCCGATGCCACCTACGCCCTCTGTACCATCACCGTCACCGACGGTTCGGAAAATCCCAGTAATGCCTTGGCGGTAACGCTCTTTACGGTGGATACCGCGGCTTCGAATGTCGCCATCACGGCGCCCGCGGGTGCATCCACCGCCACGGGTGGCACTGTCATCAGCTTCACGAACAGCGATCCCCTGGACCCCGAGTGTTCGGTGGACGGCGCCACGTGGACCAATTGCGTCTCCAATACGACGACGCTCGGAAACATCACCGGTTGGAATTCCGTGGCGTCCGGTTCCACCTTCACGCTCACCGTGCGCGACACGGATCTAGCGGGGAACGTGGGCAGCGGTTCCGTGTCCCTCACCCGCTACCAGGAATCCACTCCTCCCGTCCTCTCCGCCGGCTCGCCTTCCGGAACGTTGGCCGCAGGGACGACCGCCGCCACCCTCTCCGTGACCACGAACGAGAACGCCACGTGCAAGTACGGCACGGTCGCGGCCACCGCGTTCGCCGCCCTCACTCGCACCCTCTCCGGCTCCGCTTTGACGCACACGGGCGCCCTCACCGGCCTCACCGCCGGATCCCGTACGTACTACGTCCGCTGCGAGGACGGGGCGGGAAATGCGAATACGGATGATTACTCCATCACCTTCACCATTGCCGCGCCCGCGGCGTCCTCTTCCTCATCTTCCTCCGAGGACGGGGGTGGAGGCGGGGGCGGTGGCGGAGGAGGCGGAGGGGGCAGGTATGTTCCGGCGAGTTCCGTTTCCTCGGCCGGTTCCAGCTCTTCGGAGGAGGAAGCCACCCATCCCGCATCGGAACTCCCCTCGTACCGCGGCTACCTGCGCGTCGTCGTGGGAGGGGAGACCCTCTCCTTCACGGATGTGCTCGTCACCGAGTGGTACGCCCCCCACGTCTTCGCGCTCGTCACCCGGCAGATCGTCTCCGGGTACGCCGACAGCATGGGGAACCTCCTCTCCCTGTTCCGTCCCGCCAACCAAGTGACGTACGCGGAGATAGCGAAGATGGCCATCCAGGCTTCGGGGCAGGCGGCACCGGCCTCCGTGGAACCGCTGTCGGTCGATAACCCCCATGCGAGGGGGCACTGGTCGGAGCGCTACGTTGCGCAGGCGGAGGAACTGCACTTCACGGCGTACAGCATCCCCATCACCCTGGATATTCCCGCGCCGCGCTGCGCCGTGGTCCTCACCTTCCTGGAGGCGTTCGGCTACAACCTGGATACGCCCACGGCCTCCCCGTACACGGATCTCCCCGTCACCCATACGTGCGCCCCCGCCATCCTTACGGCCACCCGCCTCGGCATCGTTTCGGGGGACAAGGATGACAAGGGGAACCCCACGTGGACGGTGCGTCCCACCCAGCCCATCAACCGTGCGGAAACGAGCAAGATCCTCGCCCTCCTCATCGCGCTCCAGTCGCCCTCCTCATCGGCTTCCTCGGCACCCGCCTCCTCCGCATCCTCCTCTTCCACCGGGGAAGTGCCCACGGCCGCCCTGCGCTACAAGATCTCCGTGCACTCCACCATGCTCCGCGCCTCCCCCGATTCCGAAGGGCGCGTGCTCGCCACGCTCACCAAAGACACCGAAGTCCTCCTGCTCTCCTCCATCCCCGGCAAGCCCTGGCTGCGGGTGCGCCTGAGCGACGGCGTGGAAGGGTACCTCTACCTGTTGACCGTCACGCCGGCGCGGTGA
- a CDS encoding HlyD family efflux transporter periplasmic adaptor subunit, whose product MMTRDVLLRRLAPLVTVLRGVMQRIVLRSYLLGCGVAVVLGAAYLAFGGGNGQEQASAETLAQVGRRTISSSVKATGTVTFASEQELRFNQKGKVANVYVKEGDRVQKGQLIAQLDASTVTADIRQAQLSVAASALQLQQLHTEKEKSLIDAENALRETERQALEAQNSLAVALEKLPTDIAGAERAVKEKEAALEQAQAALEQARTTTLQDLGSTAQSVLSDSEDLLDTIYGILVNDTVARRMSGTPSIEIYHRIANDVSLKNRTEQTYYAALEAVAQMRSAYGSTLPTLRDTTALGLALSHAQAVARALYDVADSTYQILQGAVSDPNDFTVADINGLKQAAMAARTSATTLMDQAETAQASLTGGQDGLTSITIQQKQDALDTAQHALLSAQENLSLLKTQTPGDLQKQEASLQKIRDDARSKQAALNVTTKSVDVNVKLKQNDLAQKSTSLQKTQKTMEDYRLVAPFEGVIRRLDYQVGDNLLDTGEEKYVTLENPDFLIVTVLLDQVDVVRVKKDMAATIAFDALPGQEFTGTIDEINSTPVEESGVVSYEVAIRLATPADLTILSGMTATVEIETTRKESVLAVPNLALSRTNGVASVRTSDGRTLRVEPGATDGQYTEILSGLEEGQSIISLNVITTQSQTSNANAAQIFRMGGGMGGPMEVRTGGGTRNTSR is encoded by the coding sequence ATGATGACCCGTGACGTCCTCCTCCGACGTTTGGCGCCACTGGTGACAGTGCTGCGCGGCGTGATGCAACGCATCGTACTGCGGAGCTACCTCCTGGGATGCGGCGTCGCCGTGGTGCTGGGCGCGGCATACCTCGCCTTCGGCGGCGGGAACGGGCAGGAACAAGCGTCGGCGGAGACGCTGGCGCAGGTGGGGCGTCGCACCATCTCCTCCTCGGTGAAAGCGACCGGCACGGTGACGTTCGCGAGCGAGCAGGAACTGCGCTTCAACCAGAAGGGCAAAGTGGCGAACGTGTACGTGAAGGAGGGTGACCGCGTGCAGAAGGGGCAACTCATCGCCCAATTGGACGCATCGACGGTGACAGCGGACATCCGCCAGGCGCAGCTCTCGGTGGCCGCCAGCGCGCTCCAACTGCAGCAGTTGCACACGGAGAAGGAGAAGTCCCTCATCGATGCGGAGAACGCCCTGCGGGAAACCGAGCGCCAGGCGCTGGAAGCGCAGAACTCGCTCGCCGTTGCACTGGAGAAGCTTCCCACCGATATCGCCGGCGCCGAGCGCGCCGTGAAGGAGAAGGAGGCCGCCCTGGAACAGGCGCAAGCGGCGCTGGAGCAGGCGAGGACCACCACGCTCCAGGACTTGGGCTCCACGGCGCAGTCCGTCCTCTCCGACAGCGAGGATTTGCTGGACACCATCTACGGCATCCTGGTGAACGACACCGTTGCACGGCGCATGTCCGGGACCCCAAGCATCGAGATCTACCACCGCATCGCGAACGACGTGTCGCTCAAGAACCGGACGGAACAGACATACTATGCCGCATTGGAAGCCGTTGCGCAGATGCGCAGCGCGTACGGCAGCACCCTTCCCACGCTGCGGGACACCACCGCGTTGGGCCTTGCGCTCTCCCACGCGCAGGCCGTGGCACGGGCGCTCTACGACGTTGCGGACAGCACGTACCAAATCCTCCAGGGCGCCGTGAGCGACCCCAATGACTTCACCGTGGCGGACATCAACGGCCTCAAGCAGGCGGCCATGGCCGCGCGCACGTCCGCGACGACCCTCATGGACCAAGCGGAAACGGCGCAGGCAAGCCTGACGGGCGGGCAAGACGGCCTCACGAGCATCACCATCCAGCAGAAGCAGGATGCGCTGGATACCGCGCAGCACGCGCTCCTCTCCGCGCAGGAGAACCTAAGCTTGCTCAAGACGCAGACGCCGGGCGACCTGCAGAAACAGGAGGCGTCCCTCCAGAAGATCCGGGACGACGCCCGCTCGAAGCAAGCCGCCTTGAACGTGACCACGAAGAGCGTGGACGTGAACGTGAAGCTGAAACAGAACGACCTGGCGCAGAAATCCACCTCGCTCCAGAAGACCCAGAAGACGATGGAGGACTACCGGCTCGTGGCGCCCTTCGAAGGTGTGATCCGCCGGCTGGATTACCAGGTGGGGGATAACCTTCTCGACACGGGAGAGGAGAAATACGTCACGCTGGAGAATCCCGACTTCCTCATCGTCACCGTCCTCCTGGATCAGGTGGACGTGGTACGCGTGAAGAAGGACATGGCGGCGACGATCGCCTTCGACGCGCTGCCCGGGCAGGAGTTCACGGGGACCATTGACGAGATCAACTCCACGCCCGTGGAGGAATCCGGCGTTGTCTCGTACGAAGTGGCCATCCGCCTCGCGACGCCCGCCGACCTCACCATTCTCTCCGGCATGACCGCGACGGTGGAGATTGAGACGACGCGCAAGGAGAGCGTGCTCGCCGTGCCCAACCTGGCGCTCAGCCGCACGAACGGCGTCGCTTCGGTGCGGACATCGGACGGCCGCACATTGAGAGTGGAGCCGGGGGCGACGGACGGGCAGTACACGGAAATTCTCTCCGGCCTGGAGGAAGGCCAGAGCATCATCTCCCTCAACGTAATCACCACCCAATCCCAGACGAGCAACGCGAACGCCGCACAGATCTTCCGCATGGGGGGAGGCATGGGGGGACCCATGGAAGTGCGGACGGGCGGCGGAACCAGGAACACTTCCCGTTAG
- a CDS encoding ABC transporter ATP-binding protein gives MIALRNIIKAYPLGKERLTVLKGVSLHIKRGEFVAVMGPSGSGKSTLMNIIGLLDTPTDGSYLLEGKEVGSLPENSQADVRSKRIGFVFQSFNLLPRMDALRQVMQPLLYQGIHRTEAERQARTALHAVGLTERLAHNPNELSGGQQQRVAMARALVTDPAIILADEPTGALDTQTGEEVMGLFTQLNRNGKTIVMVTHEPTVAAFAHRTIHIRDGLISPLRT, from the coding sequence ATGATCGCGCTCCGCAACATCATCAAGGCATACCCGCTGGGGAAGGAGCGGCTCACGGTGCTCAAGGGCGTATCGCTGCACATCAAGAGGGGAGAGTTCGTGGCGGTGATGGGGCCTTCAGGCTCCGGCAAATCCACGCTCATGAACATCATCGGCCTGCTGGATACCCCCACGGACGGCTCGTACTTGCTGGAGGGGAAGGAGGTGGGGAGCCTGCCGGAGAACAGCCAGGCGGACGTACGCAGCAAGCGCATCGGCTTTGTGTTCCAGTCCTTCAACCTCCTCCCGCGCATGGACGCGTTGCGCCAGGTGATGCAACCCCTCCTCTACCAGGGGATCCACCGCACAGAAGCGGAGCGACAGGCGCGCACGGCGCTCCATGCGGTGGGGCTCACGGAACGTTTGGCGCACAATCCCAACGAGCTTTCGGGAGGGCAGCAGCAGCGCGTGGCTATGGCGCGGGCACTGGTGACGGATCCCGCCATCATCCTGGCAGACGAACCCACCGGCGCGCTGGATACGCAGACCGGCGAGGAGGTGATGGGCCTCTTCACGCAACTCAACCGCAACGGGAAGACGATCGTGATGGTGACACACGAACCCACGGTTGCGGCGTTCGCCCATCGGACGATCCACATCCGCGACGGGTTGATCTCCCCGCTCCGCACATGA